The segment AAGGTTATTCCATATTTCTTGAGGAGTAATTTATCTAATAAAGCAGTTGTTAGACTGAATACACTAACAAGTGTGGCAGTTTTTTTTTAAGTCTACACCAAAATATTGTCTTCCAATATTTTCTGAGAAATTTTTACTGTCTGGATATTGAATATTATCTCTAGTACTATTATTTATTGCCCACCATTGTAAAAGTCTTTTGAAAGCTGCAACAAGAAAAACACCAGATCCGCATGACGGATCAAAAACTCTAAAAGAATTATCCTTAAAAAGTTCGGGTTTATCAAGTGGCATTACTTCATCAATTAGTAGGTTAACTAAATGAATTGGTGTATATACGACGCCTTTCTCTTTGCCTCCTGTATTTCTTACGGACTCAGCTTGAATAAAATTTTCATAAATGGCACTAATTACCTCTGCCGGTAGATGTTTAAAACTGTATTGTTCCCAAATAAAAAGTTGATTGGTTTTCAGATTAATATTTGCTCGAAGAAAATTTGCTAAAAGATTCAAATTAGCATTTGCAATCTGATTTTTTTCAAGTTCAGAAAACTTATCAATTTTTCCATTGAATTCATTGGATAAATCATTTAATATCGAAACAAGTAATCCATTTTCAACTACCTCAGCGAATGTTTGTATTTTATGTTTTTTATATAGATTTCTTAAGGTATGCTTGCCCTTATCATCAGTAATATCTTCAAGAAATTTTATTAATATTGAAGTAACTAACAGTTTATCAATAGTCTCAGGTAAAAGATTGAGCTCCTGAGAACTCGTAAATTCCTTTCTAACTGTCATTAAATAATCTAGTAGAAATATGTATGGACTATTTTTTCATCTATACTCTCAGTAAATAAAGGCTGTTCCCAAAAAGTACCATTACCAAATAAATATGCTGAAAAACGTTCTTCATTAATACCCTCAATTGTTGAAGTAGAGGCAAGCAATAAATTTTCTAGACTTAAATGCCCATTTTGAACCATCGCAGGTTTCCGAGCATTGATAATATCTGTTCGTGTAGATGATTGGATAATGTAGATTTCGTTTCTCCCTGCACTCCATAAGGCAGCATGCAATTTTATGTGGGCAGGAGTATTAAAGAAACTTTCATCTTTGTAAATATACATACTGCTCAGAGCGAACTGGTACATCACTAGCAGTATCGTAATACCTTCTAAATAATATTGCGTCAATTCCTAATTTTTTGGCTTCATTGATATACAAAATTTCAGCATTATTTTTTGCAGCATTTACTTGATTACAAAAACAAGCCCATTCAGAGCGGTATAGTCCAAAATTTTTTAGTATCCATAGTTTTGTATTACGGCAAATTTAGTGAAAAGTAAATGTATGATGTTTCCGTTTCAAGTATATATTTAAAAATCAAAATGTTTTATTTTTATCAGTATTAATCGTGTCTAAATAAAATTGCAGATCATATAGATAAATAAATTCCGTTGCATCTTGTTCCGGCAATT is part of the Flavobacterium phycosphaerae genome and harbors:
- a CDS encoding N-6 DNA methylase, with the protein product MTVRKEFTSSQELNLLPETIDKLLVTSILIKFLEDITDDKGKHTLRNLYKKHKIQTFAEVVENGLLVSILNDLSNEFNGKIDKFSELEKNQIANANLNLLANFLRANINLKTNQLFIWEQYSFKHLPAEVISAIYENFIQAESVRNTGGKEKGVVYTPIHLVNLLIDEVMPLDKPELFKDNSFRVFDPSCGSGVFLVAAFKRLLQWWAINNSTRDNIQYPDSKNFSENIGRQYFGVDLKKNCHTC